A window of the Natronomonas salina genome harbors these coding sequences:
- a CDS encoding acylphosphatase yields the protein MSDRTRAHVFVTGKVQGVYYRANTRETARERGVDGWVRNLEDGRVEAVFEGDETDVEAMVEWCHTGSPRASVDDVEAEYEGPEGVDGFEIRR from the coding sequence ATGAGCGACCGCACACGCGCGCACGTGTTCGTCACCGGCAAGGTCCAGGGCGTCTACTACCGGGCGAACACCCGCGAGACCGCACGCGAGCGCGGCGTCGACGGCTGGGTCCGCAACCTCGAGGACGGCCGCGTCGAGGCGGTCTTCGAGGGCGACGAGACCGACGTCGAGGCGATGGTCGAGTGGTGCCACACCGGCAGCCCGCGGGCGTCCGTCGACGACGTCGAGGCCGAGTACGAGGGCCCGGAGGGAGTCGACGGGTTCGAGATCCGTCGGTGA
- a CDS encoding NAD(P)H-hydrate dehydratase — MITSDEMAVVDANAEALGVPRKQLMESSGSAVADAVREVVDPGAEVSLVCGRGNNGGDAFVTARFLSEYEVAVHLLGREETITTDIASENWEALQSAEIDAEEVRDSADLDLGDPDVVVDAMLGTGVAGALREPAASAAEAINDSGATVVAVDVPSGVDADTGEAEGVAVDADRVVTFHDAKPGLASLDAEVTVADIGIPEAAERFVERGDLLRLSRDPHSHKGDFGRVLVVGGGPYTGAPALSAQAALRAGADLAFVAAPENVTREIQGYSENLITRSLSGDHLAPEHVDDLLEQAAEMDCVVLGPGLGGREGSLEAVREFLGSFDGLAVVDADALQVVPEVDTDATLLCTPHQGELVGMGGETADDWAERADLVESFAADLGQTVLVKGAYDVISDGETTRANRTGNPGMTVGGTGDVLAGVTAALACALDPTEAAALGAYVNGRSGDIVVDDHGYGLVATDLLEAVPDALWPDDD; from the coding sequence ATGATCACCAGCGACGAGATGGCCGTCGTCGACGCCAACGCCGAGGCCCTGGGGGTCCCGCGCAAGCAGCTGATGGAGTCCTCCGGCAGCGCCGTCGCCGACGCCGTCCGCGAGGTCGTCGATCCCGGCGCCGAGGTCTCGCTCGTCTGCGGCCGCGGGAACAACGGCGGGGACGCGTTCGTGACGGCTCGCTTCCTCTCGGAGTACGAGGTCGCCGTCCACCTGCTGGGTCGCGAGGAGACCATCACGACCGACATCGCCAGCGAGAACTGGGAGGCCCTGCAGTCGGCCGAGATCGACGCCGAGGAGGTCCGCGACTCCGCGGACCTCGATCTGGGCGACCCCGACGTCGTCGTCGACGCGATGCTCGGGACCGGGGTGGCCGGCGCCCTCCGCGAGCCCGCTGCCTCGGCCGCCGAGGCCATCAACGACTCCGGGGCGACCGTCGTCGCCGTGGACGTCCCTTCGGGGGTCGACGCCGACACCGGCGAGGCCGAAGGGGTGGCGGTCGACGCCGACCGCGTCGTCACGTTCCACGACGCCAAACCCGGGCTCGCATCCCTCGACGCCGAGGTGACGGTCGCCGACATCGGCATCCCCGAGGCGGCCGAGCGGTTCGTCGAGCGCGGCGACCTCCTGCGGCTCTCCCGTGACCCCCACTCCCACAAGGGCGACTTCGGCCGGGTGCTCGTCGTCGGGGGCGGCCCCTACACCGGGGCGCCGGCGCTGTCCGCACAGGCGGCGCTGCGGGCGGGCGCCGACCTCGCCTTCGTCGCCGCCCCCGAGAACGTCACGCGGGAGATCCAGGGGTACAGCGAGAACCTCATCACTAGGTCGCTCTCCGGCGACCACCTGGCGCCGGAGCACGTCGACGACCTGCTCGAGCAGGCCGCGGAGATGGACTGCGTCGTCCTGGGTCCGGGCCTCGGCGGCCGAGAGGGCAGTCTGGAGGCGGTCCGGGAGTTCCTCGGCTCGTTCGACGGGCTGGCTGTCGTCGACGCCGACGCGCTGCAGGTCGTCCCCGAGGTCGACACCGACGCGACGCTGCTCTGCACCCCCCACCAGGGCGAACTCGTCGGCATGGGCGGGGAGACGGCCGACGACTGGGCGGAGCGGGCCGACCTCGTCGAGTCCTTCGCCGCCGACCTGGGCCAGACGGTGCTCGTCAAGGGCGCCTACGACGTGATCTCCGACGGGGAGACGACCCGCGCCAACCGGACCGGCAACCCAGGGATGACGGTCGGCGGCACCGGAGACGTCCTCGCCGGCGTCACGGCGGCCCTGGCCTGCGCACTCGACCCGACGGAGGCCGCCGCCCTCGGCGCCTACGTCAACGGCCGCTCCGGCGACATCGTCGTCGACGACCACGGGTACGGCCTCGTCGCGACGGACCTGCTCGAGGCGGTCCCAGACGCGTTGTGGCCCGACGACGACTGA